In Chroicocephalus ridibundus chromosome 4, bChrRid1.1, whole genome shotgun sequence, one genomic interval encodes:
- the RIOX1 gene encoding ribosomal oxygenase 1 — protein sequence MAAGGVEEQRRRLGRLSALSVYRRAAGAGRLERRRRGTPLPAGGKRAKARPRRGGAASGGRQPEAPPPIAAPPGRVERAEARPRGGGAGGGEAPRPPIAAGIPEAKRQGGPEARSRGGGTGGGKAPPPPIAAGIPEAKRQGGPAAGPGGPRPAGEDGGVVGLLRRLGRLEDSRQRGAELFRWLVSPVSPGEFLGRHWERAPLLLRRGDPGYYAGLFSTADFDAVLRGGQVDFGTHLDVTSYAEGVRETHNPSGRALPAVVWDFYQNGCSLRLLSPQTFSPTVWHFLSILQEHFGSMAGANTYLTPPGTQGFAPHYDDIEAFVLQLEGKKHWRVYSPRTGAEVLPQFSSANLTQAELGEPMLETVLEAGDLLYFPRGFIHQGDCLPDAHSLHITVSSYQRNSWGDLLEKLLPAALQMALEEDVEYRQGLPMDYLGYMGVANSDTADARRTAFMEKVQSLIKKLIRYAPIDAAVDQRAKSFLHDCLPPVLTQSEKAQSVYGFPARWQDGGPRDVDILITKDTEVRLLRHGIVRLCNEEAGVMLYYTTENSRVYHKEEPKFLEIDPEYTDSIEFLLSSYPNHVSVDSLPCETLEDKISLATLLFEKGILTTKKPLLQVQL from the coding sequence atggcggcgggcggcgtggaggagcagcggcggcggctgggccGGCTCTCGGCGCTCTCGGTGTaccgccgggcggcgggggccgggcggctgGAGCGGCGCCGCCGCGGGACGCCGCTGCCGGCGGGAGGCAAGCGGGCCAAGGCGCGGccgaggcgcggcggggcggcaagcggcggccggcagccggaGGCCCCGCCGCCGatcgccgccccccccggccgcgTGGAGCGGGCCGAGGCGCggccgaggggcggcggggcgggaggcggggaggcCCCCCGGCCGCCGATCGCCGCCGGTATCCCCGAAGCGAAGCGGCAGGGCGGCCCCGAGGCGCGGTCGAGGGGCGGCGGAACGGGAGGCGGGAAGGCCCCCCCGCCGCCGATCGCCGCCGGTATCCCCGAAGCGAAGCGGcagggcggccccgcggcgggcccGGGCGGCCCGCGGCCGGCGGGAGAGGACGGCGGCGTGGTGGGGCTGCTGCGGCGGCTGGGGCGGCTGGAGGACAGCCGGCAGCGGGGGGCCGAGCTCTTCCGATGGCTGGTGTCGCCGGTGTCACCGGGGGAGTTCCTGGGGCGGCACTGGGAGCGGGCGCCGCTGCTGCTGCGGCGGGGCGACCCCGGCTACTACGCGGGGCTCTTCTCCACCGCCGACTTCGACGCCGTCCTGCGAGGCGGCCAGGTGGACTTCGGGACCCACCTGGACGTGACCAGCTACGCCGAGGGGGTGCGGGAGACCCACAACCCGTCCGGCCGGGCCCTGCCCGCCGTCGTCTGGGACTTCTATCAGAACGGCTGCTCCCTGCGGCTCCTCAGCCCCCAGACCTTCTCCCCCACCGTCTGGCACTTCCTCTCCATCCTGCAGGAGCACTTCGGCAGCATGGCGGGGGCCAACACGTACCTCACACCACCAGGGACACAGGGCTTTGCCCCCCACTACGATGACATCGAGGCCTTcgtgctgcagctggaggggaagAAGCACTGGCGGGTCTACAGCCCCCGGACGGGCGCCGAGGTGCTGCCCCAGTTCTCCAGCGCAAACCTCACGCAGGCTGAGCTCggggagcccatgctggagacAGTGCTGGAGGCCGGGGACCTGCTGTACTTCCCCCGTGGCTTTATCCACCAGGGCGACTGTCTCCCTGACGCGCACTCGCTCCACATCACAGTGTCTTCCTACCAGAGGAACTCCTGGGGGGACCTCCTGGAGaagctcctcccagctgccctgcagATGGCCCTGGAGGAGGACGTGGAGTACCGGCAAGGGCTTCCCATGGACTACCTGGGGTACATGGGGGTCGCCAACTCGGACACAGCCGACGCTCGCCGAACGGCCTTTATGGAGAAGGTGCAGAGCCTGATAAAGAAACTCATTCGCTATGCACCCATTGATGCTGCCGTGGATCAGAGAGCCAAGTCGTTTCTTCATGACTGTCTCCCCCCGGTGCTCACACAAAGTGAAAAGGCACAGAGTGTGTATGGTTTCCCAGCCCGGTGGCAAGATGGAGGCCCCCGCGATGTCGATATACTGATAACAAAAGACACAGAAGTACGTCTCCTCCGCCATGGCATTGTAAGATTGTGTAATGAAGAAGCAGGTGTGATGCTGTATTACACGACAGAAAACTCAAGAGTATACCACAAGGAAGAACCCAAGTTCCTTGAGATAGATCCTGAGTATACAGACAGTATCGAATTTCTCCTGTCTTCCTATCCAAATCACGTCAGTGTGGATAGCCTTCCATGTGAAACTTTGGAGGACAAGATTTCTCTAGCCACGCTCCTGTTTGAGAAGGGCATTCTGACTACGAAGAAGCCCCTGCTGCAAGTGCAGCTCtag